In one window of Tachypleus tridentatus isolate NWPU-2018 chromosome 2, ASM421037v1, whole genome shotgun sequence DNA:
- the mRpL32 gene encoding mitochondrial ribosomal protein L32, whose translation MATYMNLIKGTVNYLWRGFVHVKEQFCITHLPEEALAVSYSAVPSQIQNNNGDSSSNASVFEDIFGNGFLWAVPRNRRSIERRLTRKMGRNKMLFPKKNILICNECGHFHEAHTICGNCYEKVKQETRLLQEEIQKDLSLEPVEKEVVIVYQKEPKDYMNVQGKRIVEIPRERPSWFSRNILEKTYSTNKTKH comes from the coding sequence ATGGCGACTTACATGAATTTGATCAAAGGTACGGTCAATTATTTGTGGAGAGGTTTTGTTCATGTAAAAGAACAATTTTGTATCACTCACCTACCCGAAGAAGCTTTAGCTGTAAGTTACTCTGCAGTACCatcacaaattcaaaataataatggaGATAGTTCCTCGAATGCTTCTGTCTTTGAGGATATATTTGGAAACGGATTTTTATGGGCTGTTCCTCGTAATCGTCGATCTATCGAAAGGAGACTTACCAGAAAGATGGGTCGGAATAAGATGCTTTTTCcaaagaagaatattttgattTGCAATGAATGTGGGCATTTTCATGAGGCACATACAATATGTGGAAATTGTTATGAAAAAGTGAAACAAGAAACACGGTTATTGCAGGAAGAAATCCAAAAAGACCTTAGTTTGGAACCAGTGGAGAAGGAAGTAGTCATTGTTTACCAGAAAGAGCCAAAAGATTACATGAATGTGCAAGGTAAAAGGATTGTTGAAATCCCACGTGAAAGGCCTTCTTGGTTTAgcagaaatattttggaaaaaactTACAGTACAAATAAAACCAagcattag